The genome window ACCTTATCCCTCCTCTATCAAGAAACCTTTCTCCTTCAGCTCTTTCAATATTTTTTTCATAATTTCCTCATCCGGCGCCTCTATGGTGTGAAGGTGCACTCCCCCAGACAGTTTCAGGAGGGGTTCTGTTTTCGCCATCTCCATGAGACTGACGAACTTCAGAACATCCTCTTCTGTGGAAGCATCGATGATCCCCCGGATTTCACCGTAAACCGGGTGCTCCACGATCACATCTATAACCCTTCCTCCGTTTCTCACAATACAGAGTAATTCTTCTTTTATATCCTCTGGCCCGTGTTTTACGGCGACAAGCTTCGATACCTTCGTTTTTCCCCCGCCGAAGACGTATCCCCGGGGGGTTGCAATTATGCTGTATCCTTGGCTCCTCAAATAGGCGATGTCCTGAACGATTATCTGTCTGCTCACACCAAACTCTTTTGCCAGCTTGGAACCGCTGACAGGCTCTCGGGATCTCTCGAGTATTCTCAAAATAGACTTCAAACGTTCCTGTTTGAGCTCTTTCATGCTCATCCCCCGTAAATATTTTACACCTGCTGTAAAGAAATGCCTATCTTTTTTAGTATTCCTACCGTTTCAGGAGGAACGATCTTCTCCAATTCACTCCAACTTCTGAACGGT of Thermotoga sp. contains these proteins:
- a CDS encoding transcription repressor NadR, translated to MSMKELKQERLKSILRILERSREPVSGSKLAKEFGVSRQIIVQDIAYLRSQGYSIIATPRGYVFGGGKTKVSKLVAVKHGPEDIKEELLCIVRNGGRVIDVIVEHPVYGEIRGIIDASTEEDVLKFVSLMEMAKTEPLLKLSGGVHLHTIEAPDEEIMKKILKELKEKGFLIEEG